CGCCGACACGCGCGCCCGCGCCGAGGCCGAGGCCGGCCACATCCGGGCGAAGGCGGAGACCGACGCGAGCGCCATGCGCGCCCGCTACGAGCAGCTGCTCACCGAACTCGACCTGCGCCGCAAGGAAATGGAAGCCGAGCACCGCAAGGTGCTGGAGGACGCGCGCGCCGAGGCGAAGCGGATCACCGACGAGGGCGAGGCCGAGCGCAAGAAGCTCGACGGCGAGTCCGAGGCCCGCCGCACCCAGGTCGAGGAAGACTTCGAGATCGCCATGGCCACCCGCCGCGCCGAGGCGATGCGGGTACTGGCCGAGCAGGAAGCCGCCAGCAAGGCCGAGGCCGAGCGCCGGGTCCGCGAGGCGGCCGAGGACGCCGCCGCGATCCGCGCGAAGGTGCTCGAGGAGGAGACGGCCGCGAAGGCCGACATCGACCGCCGCCAGCGCGAATCCGTCGCGGACGCGAACAAGCGCCGCCAGGACTCGATCACCGAGGCGAACGCCCGGCTGGCCGAGGCAGCCGACGAGGCCCGCCGCCGCGTCCGCACCGCCACCGACGAGTCGAACCGGCGGATCACCCAGGCCAACGAGCGGGTCGAGGCGCTGCGCACGGTCCGGGCCAGCCTGGCCGAGCAGGTCCGCTCCGCGCGGACGGTGCTGGCCGAGGCGCAGCACGTGCTGGGCGAGATGGACGGGGCGGTGCCCGCGGACATCAAGGCTGCGGCCGACGCGACTCCGAAGCCCGGGGGCGGCAAGAACACAGGTGCGGGCTCGGCTCCGGCCGGGTCCGGCGCGGCCAGCAGCGGTTCGGCGAGCGGCGGCGGCGCGCAGGCCGCGCAGAACTCCGGCGGCAACGCCACCGCGACCGCGGTCAAGACCGCTGCCGCAGGTCAGAGCGCTCCTGGCGGGGCAGCGCAGCCAGCCCGCGGCGATGTCGAGCAGACCATCCGGCTGCGCACCTCCGACGTGCCCAAGCCGCAGCCGCAACCGCGTCCGGCGGGAAAACCGACTGGCGAGTAACCTTCCCCCGCGAAGGGGCCGCGCCGCCCCGCTGACCCATCTCGCCGGGAGGTTGTGCATGGCTGTCTATCGGACTGTGGTGGTGGGCACGGACGGATCCGACTCGTCCTTCGCCGCGGTGGACAAGGCCGCTGGGGTGGCCGCGGCCGCCGGGGCGTCCCTGGTCGTCGTGTGCGCCTACCACCCCGCCAGCCGTCATGACGTGGAACTCGCCCAGGACCAGCTGGGCGAGGAGGCTTACCAAGTGGTCGGCTCCGCGCCCGCGGAGGACACCCTGCAGTCCGCGCGGGACCGGGCGATCCGGGCCGGTGCGGAGAAGGTCGACACACTGGCCGTCGAAGGCGAGCCGGTGGACACCCTGCGCAAGGTCGTGAAGGACCGCGAGGCGGACCTGCTGGTGGTCGGCAACCGCGGCCTCAACACGCTCGCCGGCCGGATACTGGGCTCGGTGCCGTCGGAGGTGGCCCGCAAGTC
This sequence is a window from Amycolatopsis benzoatilytica AK 16/65. Protein-coding genes within it:
- a CDS encoding chromosome segregation protein encodes the protein MPLGAGFDVAKRGYSRAQVDDHLERLDGDLKMLTADRDAAIAQAGDLARQLEVARGEIADLRGQVDRLAQPPTSVEGLSERLQRMLRLAQDEAADTRARAEAEAGHIRAKAETDASAMRARYEQLLTELDLRRKEMEAEHRKVLEDARAEAKRITDEGEAERKKLDGESEARRTQVEEDFEIAMATRRAEAMRVLAEQEAASKAEAERRVREAAEDAAAIRAKVLEEETAAKADIDRRQRESVADANKRRQDSITEANARLAEAADEARRRVRTATDESNRRITQANERVEALRTVRASLAEQVRSARTVLAEAQHVLGEMDGAVPADIKAAADATPKPGGGKNTGAGSAPAGSGAASSGSASGGGAQAAQNSGGNATATAVKTAAAGQSAPGGAAQPARGDVEQTIRLRTSDVPKPQPQPRPAGKPTGE
- a CDS encoding universal stress protein — protein: MAVYRTVVVGTDGSDSSFAAVDKAAGVAAAAGASLVVVCAYHPASRHDVELAQDQLGEEAYQVVGSAPAEDTLQSARDRAIRAGAEKVDTLAVEGEPVDTLRKVVKDREADLLVVGNRGLNTLAGRILGSVPSEVARKSGVDVLIVHTT